The DNA sequence TTAGCAAGCACATCCTTACCGATTTCCATATACTTGTCCCAGTCGATATCTGTAAGGTCATCAATAGTATATCCTGCCTGTTCAAGAATATCTGTTCTGTAAGCTGCAATAACTGTACCGTTATCAAAAGGTACACCATAATTTACACCATTTACTGTTGAGTAAGCCAACTTACCGGGTGCAAACTTTGTAAAGTCAATTGCCTTTGTAGCGGTCAAATCTGCAAAAACATCAGGGAATGAGATCTGGTTTTTCCAGAATGCATTGTCCTGCATAAGGAAAATATCAGGTAATGTGGATAAATCACCGGCAGCACCTGCTGTACTAAGCTTTGTCTGTATATCAGGCCATGGAGTCTCAACTACATTAAGTTTGAAATCCGGGTGATCTTTCTGATAAATCTTAGCTGCCTCATTCATTGCATTGATATTAAATGCAGGGTCCCAGCACCAAACTGTAAGGGTATTGTCATCTGTAGCAGTTGCTGCATTGTTTGCAGCTGAAGAATCGCCACTGGAAGCTTCTTTACCACCACCACAACCTGCAAGCAGGCCGGTACATAATGCACTTGCCAAAAGTACACTTAAAATTTTTTTCTTCACAAAAAAGTCCTCCTTAACTATAACAATCTAGTATTTTAGCTATAGAAATATAGCCTGTTCAAGTTGCTCAAGATTGTCGTTATTTTTAAAAATTATACAATATTGCTAAAATATTTGTCTATAGTAGTTTTATACTATTATAAAATATCTTTTTGTGTACATTGTATATTAAAAAATAAAATAACCAAATAATAAGGCAAAATAAAGTAAGGTAATATTACAAATATATTTAATACATAGAAAAGCTCTTCAAAAAGTGAAAAACTTTTCAAAGAGCTTTCTAGTTTGTCTTCATAAGGTTACAGTTCAGCTACCCACTTTAGAGCTTTTGTTTTACAATCCTAATCGCAACTCTTTCTTAAAACTTCGCAGGATTTTACGCAGTCTGCAAAAACTCGTTTGTTCGCTTGGGGAGCAGCGAACTGCACTCAAACAAGTCACAGGCTGCTCAATCTGAGTCTCGTTTTCACGAAAGAGTTAAACGCTACAAGGATTGTAAAACTAAAAGTCTCAAGATATATAGTGACTGAACTGTAACTTCATAAGATATAATATATGAAGAAAATTCTCTAACTATATTGTTTTATCAAATTAATAATATTTTCTACACCATTTGTAGCATCTGAGTTTGACATAGCATCTATATATTTTTGTCTGTTTTTATAAAGTTCTGATATTTCCATTGCAAGTGAAATATTTGCAAGTGTCTCTTCATCTATGACTTTTGAATAACCGGCATTTTCAAAAGATTCGGCATTTAATATCTGATCACCTCTTGAAGCAGCACCGGATAGAGGTATCAAAAGATTAGGTTTTCGGAGTGCCAAAAGTTCACAGATGGTGTTTGCACCCGCTCTGGATACGACCACATCAGCCAGTGCAAAGAAGTCTTTTAATTCCTTGTCCACATATTCATACTGTAGGTATCCTGATTTTTCAAGTAGTTTTTCATCCACATTGCCCTTACCACAGATATGTATTACATTGAATTCCTTTAATATATCATCCAGAGCCTTTCTTATGGCAGTATTTACTATTACAGAACCTAAACTTCCACCTATTATCATTAGAGTGGGCTTATCACCAAAACCTGTTAGTTTGCACGCCGCTTCCTTATCGCCATTTAACAGCTCTTTTCTGATGGGTGAACCGGTAAGAATGGCTTTATTCTTTGGAAGATACTGTAAAGTTTCGGGGAAATTAGTACAGATCTTTGTGGCAAACTTTGATGCTATTTTGTTTGCAAGTCCGGGAGTAATATCGGATTCATGTATTATAACAGGTATCTTTAAAAATGCGGCAGCCATTACCACAGGTACACTGACAAAACCGCCCTTTGAAAAAACGATATCAGGTGAATATTTTTTTATGATTTTTTTTGCTTCAAAAAGTCCTTTTACGACTCTGAAAGGATCGCTGAAATTTTTTAAATCAAAGTATCTTCTAAGTTTTCCGGAAGATATACCGTCATATGGAATATTTTGTGCCTGTATAAGTCCGGCCTCCATACCATTTTTACTACCTATATATTTTATATCAAATCCGGCTTCTTTTAATGCAGGCAAGAGAGCTATATTTGGTGTGATATGACCTGCTGTACCACCACCTGTTAATATTATTTTTTTCATAATTAATTCCATTCTTATGCTATAATGAGAGTTACATTATATTAAGTATAATTTAACAAGTATAAATATTCAAGTGAGGAGAATATAATGATTGGTATAATCGGTGCAATGGAAGAGGAAATCTCAAAGTTAAAAGAGATAATGGAAAATAAAGAACTTAATAAAATAGCCGGAATGGAGTTTGTAAAAGGGGAAATAAGAGGAAGACAGGTTACAGTGGTACGCTCCGGTATAGGAAAGGTGAATGCCGCAGCATGTACTCAAATTTTAGTAGACAGATTCGGTGTAGATATAGTAATAAATACAGGCATTGCAGGCTCACTAAAGAATGAGATAAATATAGGAGATATCGTACTTTCTACAGATACTGTAATACATGATATGAATGTAGAGGGCTTTGGATATAAAAGGGGCCAGGTTCCGAGAATGGATGTATTTGCCTTCCCTACAGATGACAAACTTAGAAGTATAGCTAAAGAAATTTGTGAAAAAGAACTTATAGATATTTCTGTATTTGAGGGACGAGTGTTAAGTGGAGATATTTTCGTATCTGACAGAGCGACAAAAGAGGATTTGAAAAAGACCTTTGACGGCTACTGTACCGAGATGGAGGGTGCAGCTATAGCACAAGTTGCATATTTGAATGATATAAGAGTGCTTATAGTAAGAGCAATATCTGATAAGGCAGATGACAGTGCAAGTATGGACTATGCAGAGTTTGAAAGAAAGGCAATAGAAAATTGCGTTAAGTTGACTACAAAGCTGATAGAAACTATTGATGCTCCTCACTATTGCCAATAGTATATAGTTGTTATAAAATAAAAATGTTACTTTGATTAAAGTTTAGAAAGGCGTGTAATATGAATAAGACAGTAAGTTTTGATTACTCAAAGGCAATGGCATTTTTAGGTGCGGATGAATTGCAGAATTTTAAAACAATAACTTTGAACGCAAGGGATACATTATTATCAAAGTCAGGAGTGGGGTCAGACTTTTTGGGATGGATTGACCTTCCGATATACTATGACAAGGAAGAGTTTGAAAGAATAAAGGCAACAGCAAAGAAAATACAAGAAGACTCTGATGTACTCTTGGTAGTAGGTATTGGCGGTTCATATCTTGGAGCAAGAGCAGCTATAGAATTTTTAAGCCATAGTTTTTATAGCTGTTTGGATAAATCACAGAGAAAGACACCACAGATAATATTCTGTGGAAACTCTATTTCATCAAAATATATAGCAGACTTGAAAGATGTATTGAAGGATAAAGACTTCTCAATAAACATCATCTCCAAGTCAGGAACTACGACTGAGCCGGCTATCAGCTTTAGGGTGTTCAAAGAGATGCTTATAGAAAAGTATGGAAGAGCTGAGGCAAACAAAAGAATCTATGCCACAACAGATAAAGCAAAGGGTGCATTAAAATCATTGGCAAATGAAGAAGGCTATGAGAGTTTTGTAGTGCCGGATGATATAGGTGGAAGATTCTCAGTGCTTACAGCAGTAGGTCTACTTCCTATAGCAGTAGCCGGAATAGATATAGATGAACTTATGGCAGGTGCTGCAGCGACCAGAGAAGAAGTGATAGGAAAATCTTTTGAAGAAAATCCTTCATTATTATATGCTGCAATTAGAAATATATTCCTTAGAAAAGGAAAGAATATAGAAGTTACTGTAAACTACGAGCCAAGTCTTCACTATATTTCAGAGTGGATAAAGCAGCTCTTTGGAGAGAGTGAGGGTAAGGATGGAAGAGGTATCTTCCCGGCAGCTGTAGATTTAACTACAGACTTACATTCAATGGGCCAGTATATTCAAGATGGTGCCAGAATAATGTTTGAAACAGTACTTGATATAGAGGAGTCTCCGGCAGAGATTTTGCTTAAGGAAGAGGAGACAGATACAGATGGTATGAATTATTTGGCAGGAAAGAGTGTAGATTTTGTAAACAAATCTGCAATGAATGGTACAATACTTGCACATACAGATGGCAATGTGCCAAATCTGAAGATAAATATTCCGGATGAGAGTGCATTCTCACTTGGAAGTCTTTTCTACTTCTATGAATTTGCATGTGGTATAAGTGGATATATACTTGGAGTAAACCCTTTCAACCAGCCGGGAGTGGAGAGCTATAAGAGCAATATGTTTGCATTACTTGGTAAGCCGGGATATGAAAAGCAAAGAGAAGAGCTTTTAAAGAGGCTTAGCTAAAATGTTCAGGCTTTGGGGCAGATTATTTAAGGATAATCGCATGGTCAAGGACTATGTAGCGGAGGATTCTGATTACAGTAAAGATAGAAAGACAATGATATTTGATACAATCAGAGAGATATGTCATGAATTTGATTTAGCAAAACCTATATGGCTATTGCCGAATATAGATGAATTTGCAGCTAGAGGCAAAGTCAGGTTTGGTGCTGACAATTTTATAGAACAAATAGACTTTGACTATCTGGAGATACAGATAATAGAAGAATAATATAAAATAATGGAGAATATATTATGGTGGAACCTATATTAGACTATGACAGTTTTTTTGAGGGTGCAAAAAATGCCTTGTTGGAGCTTGATACACTGAGTACAGAGGAGGAGAGACTGACTCTTGAGGGTGAGAGAATAGCAAAAGCTATTGAGACTGAGAAAAAAAACACAAGCGATAGGATAGCTGATACCACCTCAAAAAGGTTGAAAGAAATCACTTCTACATATGATGCCGAAATAAAAAAAGCTGAGGAAGCCAAAAAAACATTGGAGGCTAAAAGAGGTAAGGCAAAGAACAAAAAAATAAATGAGAGAATAGAAGATGAAACTAAAGATTTGAGGGATCATATTGCCGCTACAAAAACAGAAATAAAAAATGAAATGAAAAGAGATGGAATACCGAACTTTTGTGATACCGGAGTTTACTACACTTTATACTTTCCACATAAATTCATAGATTTTATAAATATCATTCTGACAGTTGTTGTAGTATTCCTAGCTATACCGGTGGCTATTTATAAGATGATTCCTCAACATAAGCCAATATATCTTCCATTTATTTACTTTGCTATAGTACTTTTGGTAGGAGGACTATATATTATTATAGGTAACCTTACAAAGGCAAGACATAGAGACAGTCTTCTCAAAATAAGGGCAATGAGAGATACAATAGACAATGATGGAAAGAGAATCAATCTTATTACAAAAGAGATAAACAACGATTCAGCTGACGAAAAGTATGACCTTTCATCTTATGATTTAGAGATAGAAGATGCTGATGCAAAACTACAGGCTATAAATGAAAAGAGACGAGTAGCTGTAAACGAGTTTGAAAATAATACAAAGAAAATTATTGCAGACGAGATAATGGAAAATTCCGGAGAAAGAATTAATAATCTAAATAAAGAATTGGAAATTAACAAACAGAGTCTTGGGAATATAACCGGTAGGAGATCTGAAATAAATCTGACCATATCAGATAAGTATGAGTCTTATCTGGGAAGAGATTTTTTAAGAACAGATAAAATAGAAGCATTGCAAAAACTGATAAGAGATAAGGATGCAGCAAATATTAGTGATGCTATCGATCTGTATCAAAGCAAAATAGGTAAGAAATGATAGAAAATAAGGAAATAAAAAAGCAGAAACTAAAGGGCAGAATAATAGATACTGCTGCACTTGAAGAAAATGCTGTGCCAAGATCAAGAAGAAGAAAGGATATGAGCTTCTTTAAGGAAAGGAGGAGGGTTATCATAATCCTCCTTGTTTTTCTAGGAGTTTTTGTGGTTGCATATACACTGATTAACAGATTCAAGACCTATGATAAATTTAAATTAAAATGGATACATGAGTTGAGTGAAGGAAGTCTTGTGGGATATGAAAGCCTAGGAAATGGATTCTTAAAGTACTCAAGAGACGGAGCATTGTACTTAAAACCAAATGGTAAGGATGTTTGGATAGAAAGTTATGAGATGTCCAATCCTAAAATTGATAAAAATGGGAAATATCTGATAATTTTTGATGTTGGTGGATATAAGATAGAAAGCTATACTAAAGATGGTAGAGTCTTCGCTATAGAAACTGAATTACCTATATTGAAAGCAGTTGTCTCAAGAACCGGAATAGTTACAACGTTGGTGGAAGATTCCAGATCCACATATATACTCTTTTTTGATAAAGAGGGAAATAAGTTGGAGATAAGTATAAAGTCAAAATTGTCGGGAGACGGTTTTCCAACAGATATAGCTATATCACCTGACGGTACAGCACTTTTAGCCACCTTTCAGTATTTAAAGGGAAGCTCTATGATGGGTAGAGTGGTTTTCTATGATTTTTCAGAAATAGGTCAAAACATGCCAAACCGAGTGGTTGGAGGTTTTGATGAAGAGTTTGTATCATCAATGGTTGCAAGAGTGAGATTTTTTGATAAAATAAACTCAGTAGCAATAGCATCTGACGGCCTTTATTTTTTCTCATCAAAAAATGTGGCTTCACCAAAACTGATAAAGACAATAAAAGCAGAAAATGATATTGAGGCATTGGATTTTGAAGGAAATAAACTTTGCGTGGTTTATAAAAACAGTTCTGAAAAATTCAATCATACATTGTATGTATACTCAAAAGAAGGAAAGGTTATTTTAAAGAAAGAATTCCTTGGTGAGCTTAGTAAAATTGACATGAAAAATGGATATATATATATGACAAAGAATGATAAAGCCATTATAATGAATATGTCAGGTGTAATAAAATACAGTGGAAGTCTTGATGTAAATATCTATGGTATTGTAAAGAGTGGGTTCTTATCAAACTTTACAGTGCTTGGCGATAAGGACTTTAGAGGAATAACGTTTAAATAACTATATAAGGAGGAAGTATGGAGCAGGTATGCGTGGGTGTTGACATAGGAGGAACAAGTGTAAAACTTGGTATATTTACATTGGGAGGTGATCTTTTAAAAAAATGGGAGTTACCTACTGAACCCAAAAATGATACCAAGGCATTGATAGAGAAGATAGGAAAATCTATAAAAGAAAACCTAAAAGAAGGTGGACTTACTCTTACAGACTGTGTAGGAGTTGGAATGGGAGTTCCCGGACCGGTATTGCCAAATGGCTATATAGAAGTTGTAGTAAATATAGGCTGGAAAGAGGTGTTCCCTGCAAGAATGCTCTCTGATATTTTGGACGGTATGCCTGTAGCCCTTGGAAATGATGCCAATGTAGCAGCACTTGGAGAAGCATGGATGGGAGGAGCCAAAAATTATCAGGATGTAGTGATGGTAACTCTCGGCACAGGTGTAGGCGGAGGCATTATAGTTGATGGTAAAATAGTGCCGGGAAAACATGGGCTTGGTGGCGAAATAGGACATATGCATGTAAGGGATTCTGAAACAGAGAAATGTAACTGTGGTGGAGTAGGATGTTTGGAACAGATATCAAGTGCTACAGGAATAGTAAATGAGGCAAAGAAACTTTTAAGTAAAAAGAAAGCTACCTCAAGATTGTCACTTTTGGAAGACATTACAGCAAAGGATGTACTTGATGCAGCCAAGGCAGGAGATGCTATAGCTTTGGAGGTTGTAGATACTGTTTCAAAATACCTTGGAATAGCACTGTCACATTTAACTTTAACAGTAGACCCTGAGATTTTTGTAATAGGTGGCGGTGTATCAAAGGCAGGAGAATTCCTTATAGAAAAAATAACTGAAAAATTCGTATTCTATACACCAATTACAAAGACAAAGGCTGATATAGTACTGGCACAACTTGGAAATGATGCCGGAATATATGGAGCTGCAAGACTGGTATTGGGTTAGATTTAAAGTGGCCGGATAGTAGGTGAATTTTACCGCTATCCGGTCATATTATTATAAAAAATACTACATTTCTTAAAAAATATTTCCATATAAAAAACTTGTTTTTATAATATGGTGGTGATATAGTGTCAAATATTAGCAGATTAACTGACGCTAAGGAGTCTTTTGACTTAGGAGGAATAAGAATGAAGAAAAGATTTTTAATAACAGTTTTAGGGTTAACAATTGGAAGTGCATTATTATTTAGTGCATGTGGATCAAAGAAAGAAACAGCAGAAACAACAGCACAGACAGTAGCAGAGAGCACTACTGCTAAGGCAGAAGAGAAGACAACTGCTACAGAGGCTCAGGCACCAAAGGTGGATATAAACTTTGAAATAGCAAATCATCTTGAGATGTCATATGCTGATATAGGTAATGCCTTTGGAGAGGCTACATCAGATGAGGTTAACTCAGAAAAGGGAGAAAGAACTGTAAAGTATGCAAATCCTGATAGAGAATTACATTACTATGATGATAAATCAGAAGGTTACACACTTTTCGGAGTCAGTGCTAAGGCAGGAGATATTTTAAGTTTTGAAAAGGACAGTGTAAAGCTTAGCGATATTTTGGATCAGATGGAAGGTGAAGAGGGTAAAGGCCTTGAGTCAAATGAGGCATTTCTAACAGTTGGTGAAAAGGGTGATCACACTGTTGTATTTTTGTCAGAGGGATACTATTTTGTATTGTCAGTAGACAAGGATGATATGGTATCAAAGGACAGTGCAGCTGCTATACTGACAGAGGATGTAGTAGGAATTGATACAAGTGAAACTGAAACAAAAGCACCTTCAGAAATAAAGATACCTGAAACTACAGCAGCAAAACAGTAAAAAATCCTTAATTTAAATATATTATATAATAAAAGGTCGGATGAATAGCTGAACATTCATCCGACTTTTTGTTATGAAAAAGCAAGAATAATAAAATGCTCAAAATTAGATAATACTAACATATACTTATTAATAATTACTATACAAAAATTATAGAGCATGATATAATACACTATAAAACATACTGACAAAATTAAGGCGAGTAGAATAATAGTATATATAATGAGCATAAAAAAACTTGTTTTTCAACTTATTGACTTATTTGACAAAGTACTTATTAAATAATATTATATTAATATATTTATAACATAAGATTAATGTAGGCAGTTTATGCCTGGCAATAGAAGAGGTAGAGGTAGAGTTAGATATGAGGAGAAAGGAAATGTACATAAATCATCTGGTTAGATGTCCTTGTTAATTCACAGGGTGAAACGACCGGAAGAGGACTGACAGCAGTTTTACAATAATTGTAAAGGCTATTTTTGAGCTGTTCGCAAAAATATTACAATAAAATAGAAATTAAAGACTATTTAGTAAAGTTTCAGCTTTTACAAAACAATCATACGGTATAGATTTCTTTAATTATAACATATAACAATGAACTTGCGAAAATATATTGGGCAAATATTTTTGTGGGTTATTTTGTTTGTTTTAAAGAAATATATATAAATTTTTATGACTGGGTATAAACAAACTGATTTGATGTTATACATTAAACAGTGATATGGGAGTAAGTATGTAGAACATAGTATAGGACCTTATACACCAGTATGCAGACGATCACAATTAAGGAGGTAGTTTGATGAAAAAAAGGAGCATGGTAAGTCGTGTAGGCTTACTAGCGGTTTCCGCTCTCTTCCTTTGGGCTTTTCCTTCAACTGCACATGCAGAAGGATGGGACAACTCAACAGGTGAGTGGAGATACCTGGATAGTGCTAACAACGCAGTATCAGATGTTTGGCGTAAGTCAGGTGATGCTTGGTATTATCTAGGTGATGATGGAAATATGGTAAGAGATTCATTACTTACCATAGGAGACGATGTTTTTTACCTAAATGCTGACGGAGTTATGGCGGCTGATCGCTGGATACTCACAAAGGACGAGGACGACGAAGAAGGATGGTATTACTTCGGAGCTGACGGAAAAGCATATAGAGGTAAAGAGGGAAGACTATATACTCGTGAGGTTAATGGAAAGAGATATCTTTTTGATGAGAATGGAGTAATGCTTACAGGATTCTTTGATGCAGTGGGCAATGCAGTAGAGGACGACAATCCATTCAAGACAGCGGTATATTACTTTGGTGCTGACGGAGCAATGTTCACTGATCAGTGGCTATTCTATTCACAAGTAGGAGAAAACCCGGGTTATTCAGAGCTTGGACAAAGAAACTATGCTGAATATGATGAGATGTGGTTATACTTTGGGGCTAATGGTAGAAAGTATGCTGCAAAGACTACAGATCAGTCTAAGCAAAGAGAGATAAACGGTAAGGCTTATCTCTTTGATGAGAACGGAGTTATGATACCTCAGCTTTCTGTAACTAATGCAAATATTAGAGCAACAGCAAGCAATGCTAAGGTAAAATATGGTTCACTTGATATAGACGGTGAGCTAAAAGATGACTATTGGACATTTACAGTGCCAAATGAGGAGATGAGCCAGGAAGACTACGATACGGGCGAGCGTAGCTGGTTCAGAACAAAGAAAGACGGCAGTGTAATTAAGGACAGAATAGCTACAGTACTTGGAAGAAGATATGCCTTTGATGAAATAGGACGTATGCAGACAGGTTTTGTGGTTATGTTGGAAGATGATACCTTCGGTATCAGATTTGATGTAGATGAGTGGAGCAAGGAAGATTTCCTTACAGATGCGATAGACTCACCTATAGCTGCTATAGACAGAGGTAGCCTATATCTCTTTGGAACTGATGAGTTAAATGACGGTTCAATGATACTCGGAGAGGTTACAGTATCACTTAGAGATACAAACGCCGTATTTGGTTTCAAGGATAATGGTAAGGCTATCGGAGCAAAGTGCACACTTGCAAAGAGTGATGGCAAGTTCTACTTCAACGGTTTAAGACTTGATGCAGATGCAGATCTTAAATATGGTATCCTAAAAGATACAAGAACAGGTCATGGCGAATATGTAGTAGTCGGAACTGACGGAAAAGTAGTAAAAGGCACAAAGATTTTAAGAGACGGAGAGGGCAACTGGATAATAGTTGAAAACTCAAAGTTCGTAGCTAGAGTTAGTGATGGTGATAGACCAAGAAAGAAGAACGGAAGATTCTATCACTATGATTCAACAGCTGAGAAACATGAGAGATGGGGAGCAGAAATCACTTATGCTACAGATGGAGCATACAACTTAGATAGTGATTTTGTACTCTTCGATAGATAGTTAGAGGAGAGATATGAAGAAAAACAATTTAATAAGGAAGGTAAAACAAACAACCGCCGGGTTGCTTGCAGGAGCTATGGTCCTTACCGGAGCTCCTCTGGGTGGATTGACTGCTTGGGCGTCTTCAAGTGTCACAGGTCAGTCTGCGCCAATCTCTACAAGTTTAGAGAATGATACCATGCTTATGGTTGGTAGACCGAATGATGGTTATGGAACAACGCATAACCATGAATATCCGGGAAATACGAGTAATGGTTACAATCAGTATGGAGCTACCTATGGTAATGGTACGACAACAGCATATAAGTATGGTTGGATAACCTCAGGTTCATCAGGATCGTTTGCAGGGTGGAAATGGGATATCGCTGGTTTGATTGATGATGTAACTTCAGAGCCTAGCAGTGAGGCTGATGAAGCATATGTTAAGTCATATCCGGGTGGACCGCTTTCGGTTACCTATCCATCAAGTAATCCACAGGGGTTTAATACAGCTATTCATCTAGGGGCTGATACTATTAGTCTCAGTAATAAGATGAATATTGGTCAAAATAATATTAGTAGAGCAAATGCCACAGCAAGTCCGTTTTATCCCGCCTATGATGGAGAGGTGAAAAACGGTGAGGTTATAAAGGTATTTGATGGGCATACTGATATGAAGCTTGAGATTAGACTTTCTGTCAAGCCTACTACTGACGGTAAATATATCTTAACAGAGTATACTGTTAAGAATACAAATATGAATCCGGCAGAAACAAATGCTAAGATAGTAGATGCTGGTAGAACAGATGGTGGTAGAACAGTATGGTTTGCAGCAGGTACTGATATAATGATTGCACAGGATGACTATGCGGCAGTTTGGTCAACACCAAAGACCAATACAGGAAATAAAAATGAGGGTATACATGGCCAGGCTGATAATGGTGCTACATATACTCTTGGTTCATTTGATATGCTTACATATAGTCCACAATATCCAAATCTTGGTATGCAAAAGAGAAATTCATCTGACCCAAGTGCCATTACTACATGGGTAGGACATTATGGAAGCTTTACGTCAAACTATGGAACAGATTTGGTAGATACCTCATACATGCCGGGAGGTACATATGGAGCGACCGACTCAGGTCTTGCGTATTCATTGAAATTCGACCTTCTTCCGGGTGAAGAGAAGACAGGTGTTATAGCTTGGTCTATGAGAGGACCTACATACTATGTAGACCCGGTAAATGGTAATGACTCCAATAATGGATTTATGTCTAAACCGTTTAAGACCATTGAGGCAGCGGTAGCCAAGATTGGAAGTAGAACTCCTAAAAAGACATATGTCTATATCATGAATGATACAGAGATTGACTCTACTATTACTATTCCGACAGGAAAGTCAATAACCTTTGGTACTACTGACTATGTACTTGATCCAACTACCAACTCAAAAGTAGCGGCATATCCGATAACAGTTGGTGCTGACGGTCAAAGAACCAATCAAAAGGTTATAAAGAGAGCAAATAACTTTACAGGTCCACTATTTAAGGTGGAACATGCAAACTCATCTATTTCATTTACAGATATAAAAGTAGATGGTAGAGGGGATGCAGTAAATAATATAACAGGCTCTTTAGTACTTGCAAAAGCCGGTACGGTAAATACTCTTACAGGTGCAGTACTTACAAATAATAAGATAACACCGGTAGAACATGAGCAGTTTACAGATACTAATGGAAATGGAACATGGGATCCAACTGAGGAGTTTATAGATGCCAATGGAAATGGTGTTTGGGATGGTCCGGAGGCATTTGTAGATGCTAATGGAAATGGCAAGTATGATATCGGTGAAACATTTACAGATGCTAATAGAAATGGTATCTATGATAAGTCAGCGAATGCTACTGTAGCAAGTGCTATACATTTGTTAAGTGGTTCTAAGTTAAATATGAATTATGGTACTATTACAGGTAATAAATCTTATATGGGTGGTGCTATTACAAAGAATACAGGCTCAGAAGTAAGTTTGTCAGGTGCCATAAATATTACAGGAAATGTTTCAGGTGCCGGTGGAGCATCTAACTTGATGATTGATACTACCGGAAGCAAGGCTAAGGTTACTTCAAATCTTACATCTGCTTCAAGAATCGGTCTTTCATCACTTCAGTCTGTACC is a window from the Lachnoanaerobaculum umeaense genome containing:
- a CDS encoding undecaprenyldiphospho-muramoylpentapeptide beta-N-acetylglucosaminyltransferase, whose amino-acid sequence is MKKIILTGGGTAGHITPNIALLPALKEAGFDIKYIGSKNGMEAGLIQAQNIPYDGISSGKLRRYFDLKNFSDPFRVVKGLFEAKKIIKKYSPDIVFSKGGFVSVPVVMAAAFLKIPVIIHESDITPGLANKIASKFATKICTNFPETLQYLPKNKAILTGSPIRKELLNGDKEAACKLTGFGDKPTLMIIGGSLGSVIVNTAIRKALDDILKEFNVIHICGKGNVDEKLLEKSGYLQYEYVDKELKDFFALADVVVSRAGANTICELLALRKPNLLIPLSGAASRGDQILNAESFENAGYSKVIDEETLANISLAMEISELYKNRQKYIDAMSNSDATNGVENIINLIKQYS
- a CDS encoding 5'-methylthioadenosine/adenosylhomocysteine nucleosidase; translated protein: MIGIIGAMEEEISKLKEIMENKELNKIAGMEFVKGEIRGRQVTVVRSGIGKVNAAACTQILVDRFGVDIVINTGIAGSLKNEINIGDIVLSTDTVIHDMNVEGFGYKRGQVPRMDVFAFPTDDKLRSIAKEICEKELIDISVFEGRVLSGDIFVSDRATKEDLKKTFDGYCTEMEGAAIAQVAYLNDIRVLIVRAISDKADDSASMDYAEFERKAIENCVKLTTKLIETIDAPHYCQ
- a CDS encoding glucose-6-phosphate isomerase, with translation MNKTVSFDYSKAMAFLGADELQNFKTITLNARDTLLSKSGVGSDFLGWIDLPIYYDKEEFERIKATAKKIQEDSDVLLVVGIGGSYLGARAAIEFLSHSFYSCLDKSQRKTPQIIFCGNSISSKYIADLKDVLKDKDFSINIISKSGTTTEPAISFRVFKEMLIEKYGRAEANKRIYATTDKAKGALKSLANEEGYESFVVPDDIGGRFSVLTAVGLLPIAVAGIDIDELMAGAAATREEVIGKSFEENPSLLYAAIRNIFLRKGKNIEVTVNYEPSLHYISEWIKQLFGESEGKDGRGIFPAAVDLTTDLHSMGQYIQDGARIMFETVLDIEESPAEILLKEEETDTDGMNYLAGKSVDFVNKSAMNGTILAHTDGNVPNLKINIPDESAFSLGSLFYFYEFACGISGYILGVNPFNQPGVESYKSNMFALLGKPGYEKQREELLKRLS
- a CDS encoding DUF5711 family protein encodes the protein MIENKEIKKQKLKGRIIDTAALEENAVPRSRRRKDMSFFKERRRVIIILLVFLGVFVVAYTLINRFKTYDKFKLKWIHELSEGSLVGYESLGNGFLKYSRDGALYLKPNGKDVWIESYEMSNPKIDKNGKYLIIFDVGGYKIESYTKDGRVFAIETELPILKAVVSRTGIVTTLVEDSRSTYILFFDKEGNKLEISIKSKLSGDGFPTDIAISPDGTALLATFQYLKGSSMMGRVVFYDFSEIGQNMPNRVVGGFDEEFVSSMVARVRFFDKINSVAIASDGLYFFSSKNVASPKLIKTIKAENDIEALDFEGNKLCVVYKNSSEKFNHTLYVYSKEGKVILKKEFLGELSKIDMKNGYIYMTKNDKAIIMNMSGVIKYSGSLDVNIYGIVKSGFLSNFTVLGDKDFRGITFK
- a CDS encoding ROK family glucokinase — protein: MEQVCVGVDIGGTSVKLGIFTLGGDLLKKWELPTEPKNDTKALIEKIGKSIKENLKEGGLTLTDCVGVGMGVPGPVLPNGYIEVVVNIGWKEVFPARMLSDILDGMPVALGNDANVAALGEAWMGGAKNYQDVVMVTLGTGVGGGIIVDGKIVPGKHGLGGEIGHMHVRDSETEKCNCGGVGCLEQISSATGIVNEAKKLLSKKKATSRLSLLEDITAKDVLDAAKAGDAIALEVVDTVSKYLGIALSHLTLTVDPEIFVIGGGVSKAGEFLIEKITEKFVFYTPITKTKADIVLAQLGNDAGIYGAARLVLG